Proteins encoded within one genomic window of Prochlorococcus marinus str. MIT 9515:
- a CDS encoding pyridoxine 5'-phosphate synthase, producing the protein MATLGVNIDHIANVRQARRTVEPDPVQFAFLAELGGADSITVHLREDRRHIQDRDIFLLKETIKTKLNLEMAATEEMLKISKKLLPDFVTLVPEKREEVTTEGGLNVKNNQRYLKDYVTSLKSSNIEVSAFIDPLSEQINSSAEIGFDFIELHTGKYSELKGQERYVELQKIIESTHYAFDLGLVVNAGHGLNYQNAEKIASINNINELNIGHSIVARALAVGLERAVSEMKALISTN; encoded by the coding sequence ATGGCAACATTAGGAGTAAATATAGATCATATCGCGAATGTTCGTCAGGCTAGAAGGACTGTTGAGCCAGATCCAGTTCAATTCGCTTTCTTGGCAGAATTAGGAGGAGCAGATTCAATAACTGTCCATTTAAGAGAAGATAGAAGGCACATACAAGATCGAGATATATTCCTTTTAAAAGAGACTATTAAAACTAAACTAAATTTAGAAATGGCTGCTACTGAAGAGATGTTGAAAATTTCTAAAAAATTACTTCCAGATTTCGTTACACTTGTACCAGAAAAAAGAGAGGAAGTTACAACTGAGGGAGGATTAAATGTAAAAAATAATCAGAGATATCTTAAAGATTACGTTACCAGTTTAAAAAGTTCAAATATTGAAGTAAGTGCTTTTATCGATCCATTAAGTGAGCAGATTAATTCTTCAGCAGAAATAGGATTCGACTTTATAGAATTACACACTGGTAAATACTCTGAATTAAAAGGGCAAGAAAGATATGTGGAACTCCAAAAAATTATCGAATCTACCCATTATGCATTTGATCTTGGCTTAGTTGTTAATGCAGGGCATGGACTTAATTACCAAAATGCAGAAAAGATTGCGTCAATTAACAATATCAATGAGTTAAACATCGGGCATAGTATTGTTGCTAGGGCTCTAGCCGTTGGCCTAGAGAGGGCTGTTAGCGAAATGAAGGCCCTTATTTCAACAAATTAA
- a CDS encoding methyltransferase family protein translates to MSKLNLKVYLKTSNEIILVILQFFIIILHFIEYESFPKIKLIQDNSKFSFVGYIIVLIASIVLLIAIKDLGRNLSPFPTPIANGNLITTGIYRLIRHPMYYSIILISFGFFLIKLSFYYLCLTLSLILIIKFKISLEDQYLKNKFKDYILYKDKVKY, encoded by the coding sequence ATGTCTAAATTAAATTTAAAAGTTTATCTTAAAACTTCTAATGAAATAATCCTTGTTATTTTACAGTTTTTTATTATCATTCTTCATTTTATAGAATATGAATCTTTTCCTAAGATAAAACTAATTCAAGATAATTCTAAATTTAGTTTTGTTGGCTACATAATTGTACTAATCGCATCGATTGTTCTTTTAATAGCAATTAAAGACTTAGGTAGAAATTTATCTCCTTTCCCAACACCTATAGCTAACGGTAACTTAATTACTACAGGTATTTATCGATTAATTCGTCATCCTATGTATTATTCAATAATACTTATTTCTTTTGGCTTTTTTTTAATTAAGTTATCTTTTTATTATTTATGTTTAACACTTAGTCTTATCTTGATTATTAAATTTAAGATTAGCTTAGAAGATCAATATTTAAAAAATAAATTTAAAGATTACATTCTTTACAAAGATAAAGTTAAATATTAA
- a CDS encoding DUF6761 family protein, whose product MTSFENPISIRHFQSICDSCQDLVTRFHTPSDLKLFSDGYLQALRNCNTLEPKDQEKLERLIERWILDPSSFINPDGEENKGFFDKKKF is encoded by the coding sequence ATGACATCATTTGAAAATCCAATATCAATTCGCCATTTTCAATCAATCTGCGATAGTTGCCAAGACCTTGTAACTAGATTTCATACTCCCTCAGACTTAAAATTATTTAGCGATGGTTATCTTCAAGCATTAAGGAATTGCAATACTTTAGAGCCGAAAGATCAGGAAAAGTTAGAAAGATTAATTGAAAGATGGATACTAGATCCATCGAGTTTTATAAATCCAGATGGTGAGGAAAACAAGGGGTTTTTTGATAAAAAAAAGTTTTAA
- the crtH gene encoding carotenoid isomerase, whose protein sequence is MQSYKESFDAIIIGSGIGGLVTASQLASKGAKVLVLEKYIIPGGSGGSFKRKGYTFDVGASMIFGFGETGYTNLLTRALKDVNEKCETIPDPVQLEYHLPDGFSISVDKSYEKFISKLSERFPHEKEGIKKFYKTCSNVFNCLDSMPLLSIEDPSYLFKVFFKAPLSCLGLARWLPINAGDVARRFINDPELLKFIDIECFCWSVMPAIKTPMINAGMVFTDRHAGGINYPKGGVGKIAEKLVSGLEKLGSKIRYRANVVEILLKDKKAIGVKLSNGEEIYSNIIVSNSTRWDTFGLDNQKKGLIKSDSVPKNEHKWSETYKPSPSFVSIHLGVNQDLIDKDFNCHHIIVENWNELENEKGVIFISIPTLLDPSLAPKGKHIIHTFTPSSIDEWENLSRKDYIKKKELYYNFMIEKISKLIPNLDQNIDHKEIGTPRTHKKFLGRFEGSYGPIPNKKLLGLLPMPFNTTKIRNLYCVGDSCFPGQGLNAVAFSGYACAHKIGSKLNINSFNLPD, encoded by the coding sequence ATGCAATCTTATAAAGAAAGTTTTGATGCAATTATTATTGGCTCTGGAATAGGGGGATTGGTAACTGCCTCACAATTAGCGTCCAAAGGTGCGAAAGTTCTAGTGCTTGAAAAATATATTATTCCTGGAGGTAGCGGAGGATCATTTAAGAGAAAAGGCTATACCTTTGATGTAGGAGCATCTATGATTTTTGGTTTTGGGGAGACTGGATATACCAATTTGCTAACTCGCGCTTTAAAGGATGTAAATGAAAAATGTGAAACAATCCCTGATCCTGTCCAACTCGAATATCATCTTCCTGATGGATTCAGTATTTCTGTAGATAAAAGTTACGAGAAATTTATAAGTAAATTGTCTGAACGTTTTCCACATGAGAAGGAGGGAATTAAAAAATTTTATAAAACTTGTTCAAATGTTTTCAATTGTTTAGATTCAATGCCGCTTTTATCAATTGAAGACCCTAGTTATCTTTTTAAGGTTTTCTTTAAGGCGCCACTATCTTGTTTAGGTTTAGCGAGATGGCTACCAATAAATGCTGGCGATGTTGCAAGAAGGTTTATTAATGATCCTGAACTTTTGAAATTTATTGATATTGAATGTTTTTGTTGGTCAGTAATGCCTGCTATTAAAACTCCAATGATCAATGCAGGTATGGTTTTTACCGATAGACATGCCGGCGGTATTAATTATCCAAAAGGGGGAGTAGGCAAGATTGCAGAGAAATTAGTTTCAGGATTGGAAAAATTAGGCAGTAAAATTCGGTATAGAGCTAATGTTGTTGAAATACTTTTAAAAGATAAAAAAGCGATAGGAGTAAAACTATCAAATGGAGAAGAAATCTACTCAAATATTATCGTGTCTAACTCTACAAGATGGGACACTTTTGGACTTGATAATCAAAAAAAAGGACTAATTAAAAGTGATTCGGTTCCAAAAAATGAACATAAATGGTCAGAAACTTATAAACCTTCGCCATCTTTTGTTTCAATTCACCTTGGTGTTAATCAAGATTTAATAGATAAAGATTTTAATTGTCATCATATTATTGTTGAAAATTGGAATGAATTAGAAAATGAAAAAGGGGTGATTTTTATTTCTATTCCAACCTTACTAGATCCATCTTTAGCGCCAAAAGGTAAACATATTATCCATACCTTTACACCTTCATCAATCGATGAATGGGAGAACCTATCAAGAAAAGACTATATCAAGAAAAAGGAACTATATTATAATTTTATGATTGAAAAAATTTCTAAATTAATTCCTAACTTAGATCAAAATATTGATCATAAAGAAATTGGCACTCCAAGAACTCATAAGAAATTCCTTGGAAGATTCGAAGGTAGTTATGGACCAATTCCTAATAAAAAATTATTGGGACTACTCCCCATGCCATTCAATACTACAAAAATTAGAAACCTCTATTGCGTCGGCGATTCATGTTTCCCCGGACAAGGTCTGAATGCAGTAGCGTTTAGTGGTTATGCTTGCGCTCACAAAATAGGATCTAAATTAAATATAAATAGTTTTAATTTGCCAGACTAA
- a CDS encoding high light inducible protein: MTPEAERFNGWAAMLGFVAAVGAYVTTGQIIPGWF; this comes from the coding sequence ATGACTCCTGAAGCAGAACGTTTTAATGGTTGGGCAGCAATGTTAGGTTTCGTTGCAGCCGTTGGTGCATATGTTACTACTGGTCAAATCATCCCTGGATGGTTCTAA
- a CDS encoding response regulator transcription factor, translating to MQSTEQILASAPGNSQLPSTSQTPSRVLVVEPHPTLRTVLVQRLRQDGHLAAAVGSAKEAVDLCREQSPDLLVSAEILEQNTAMRLAKQLGCSVIVLTARSGVEALVSLLDEGADDVLRKPFGLEELAARCRTLLKRGRIGLQEKVAVGPLEVHLLLRQVTLSEKPVELSPREFALLCALLMPPGMIRSRQELLRLAWPPFSGGPRSVDTQVLTLRRKLEQAGLGEGGGITTVRQQGYRFSIDNI from the coding sequence ATGCAATCAACTGAGCAAATCTTAGCTTCAGCTCCTGGTAACTCCCAATTGCCCTCGACCTCTCAAACCCCTTCGAGAGTTCTTGTTGTTGAACCTCACCCCACACTAAGAACTGTCTTAGTGCAAAGACTCCGTCAAGATGGCCATTTAGCCGCCGCAGTCGGATCAGCGAAAGAAGCTGTAGACTTATGCAGAGAGCAGTCTCCAGACTTGTTAGTAAGCGCTGAAATATTAGAGCAAAATACTGCCATGAGATTAGCTAAACAATTAGGTTGTTCAGTAATTGTTCTCACGGCGAGATCGGGAGTTGAAGCATTAGTCAGCTTATTAGATGAGGGTGCTGATGACGTTTTGAGAAAACCTTTTGGATTAGAGGAATTAGCAGCAAGATGTAGAACACTTCTAAAAAGGGGTCGGATAGGCTTACAGGAGAAAGTTGCAGTAGGTCCTTTAGAGGTGCATCTATTACTAAGACAAGTTACCCTAAGTGAAAAGCCTGTAGAATTAAGCCCTAGAGAGTTTGCCTTGCTTTGTGCTCTTCTTATGCCCCCAGGGATGATTAGGAGCCGCCAAGAGCTTCTAAGGTTGGCTTGGCCTCCATTTAGCGGTGGACCAAGATCAGTTGACACTCAAGTTTTGACATTGCGTAGAAAATTAGAGCAGGCAGGATTAGGAGAGGGAGGAGGTATTACTACGGTTCGACAACAAGGATATAGATTTAGTATTGATAATATTTAA
- a CDS encoding BolA family protein gives MTTRYEVINLIKQKISDSEVFVENLKGNDHLQVTVISAEFNGLSLVKQHQLVYSALKEELASEAIHALALKTEIPN, from the coding sequence ATGACCACTAGATACGAAGTAATTAACCTGATAAAACAGAAAATTTCCGATTCTGAAGTTTTTGTTGAAAATCTAAAAGGAAATGATCATTTGCAAGTAACAGTAATTTCAGCTGAATTTAATGGATTATCATTAGTTAAACAACACCAATTAGTTTATTCTGCCCTAAAAGAAGAATTAGCTTCAGAAGCTATTCATGCTTTAGCACTAAAAACGGAAATCCCCAATTAA
- a CDS encoding MgPME-cyclase complex family protein, producing MTTYFFVAASEKFLTVEEPLHEILKERARNYKENKKEIDFWLLKNPSFLKSSKFVDLFEKIPNTPAAVISTDKKFITFLKLRLEFVAVGEFECPNNEITDPLKVE from the coding sequence ATGACAACTTATTTTTTCGTTGCAGCAAGTGAGAAATTTTTGACAGTTGAAGAACCCCTTCACGAAATTTTAAAAGAGAGAGCGCGTAACTACAAAGAAAACAAAAAGGAAATAGATTTTTGGCTTTTAAAAAATCCTTCATTTTTAAAATCTTCAAAATTTGTAGATCTTTTTGAAAAAATCCCAAATACTCCAGCAGCCGTAATTTCTACAGATAAGAAATTTATTACTTTCTTAAAGCTTCGCTTAGAATTCGTCGCGGTAGGAGAATTTGAATGTCCCAATAATGAAATTACTGATCCACTAAAAGTTGAGTAA
- the grxD gene encoding Grx4 family monothiol glutaredoxin, with translation MENLTKNKIQKLIDSSPVMVFMKGTKLMPQCGFSNNVVQILNSLGVEFDTFDVLSDFEIREGIKEYSEWPTIPQVYLKGEFLGGSDILIEMYNSGTLKEKIEIELAS, from the coding sequence ATGGAAAACCTTACTAAAAATAAAATCCAAAAACTTATCGACTCTAGTCCTGTTATGGTCTTCATGAAAGGAACTAAATTAATGCCTCAATGTGGATTTTCAAATAATGTAGTTCAAATTCTTAATTCACTGGGAGTAGAATTCGATACTTTTGATGTCTTGAGTGATTTTGAGATAAGAGAGGGCATAAAAGAGTATTCTGAATGGCCGACAATTCCTCAAGTGTATCTAAAAGGAGAATTCTTAGGAGGTTCAGATATTCTTATTGAAATGTACAATTCAGGAACTTTAAAAGAAAAGATTGAAATCGAATTAGCATCTTAA
- a CDS encoding DUF3303 domain-containing protein, whose translation MQLFVIDWSFENNEDQLFATNEFCQYLNEGILNETIEGFDLKFIAHTPQNKSGVIICLAQNTSVLFKILKFWRESFNITFNFKPALTNEELLSSQNEKVFWSKE comes from the coding sequence ATGCAATTGTTTGTTATTGATTGGTCGTTCGAAAATAATGAAGATCAACTATTCGCTACAAATGAATTTTGTCAATACCTAAATGAAGGAATTTTAAATGAAACCATTGAAGGGTTTGACTTGAAATTTATTGCTCATACACCACAAAATAAATCTGGTGTAATTATTTGTCTGGCTCAAAATACTTCTGTTTTATTTAAGATTCTGAAATTCTGGAGAGAAAGTTTTAATATTACTTTCAACTTTAAACCGGCTTTAACAAACGAAGAATTACTCTCTTCTCAAAACGAAAAAGTATTCTGGTCAAAAGAATAG
- a CDS encoding photosystem II protein Y: MLRTLVVFAPIIAALAWVIFNIQKPAREQFNRDFLGKKD; encoded by the coding sequence ATGTTAAGAACTCTTGTCGTATTTGCTCCCATTATTGCTGCTCTTGCGTGGGTTATTTTTAATATACAAAAACCCGCAAGAGAACAATTTAATCGAGATTTTTTGGGAAAAAAGGATTAA
- a CDS encoding lysophospholipid acyltransferase family protein, with product MFITQDIIVKIFFKEKIIKNRILIPHNRSVILAPTHRSRWDGLILTMAMGRRVTKKDCRFMVTNSEMTGIQGWFLKRLGCFSINQISPSFSVLRYAVNLIVKKRQLVVFPEGRINKYGKKIALKGGLFRLAKLATKKITNITIIPIGIAYSEVNPKLRSKVSLCFGEPLIVNDQMDLSISEFNEKLHEKMKTAENEALKNVGR from the coding sequence ATGTTTATAACCCAGGATATTATTGTAAAAATATTTTTTAAAGAAAAAATTATTAAAAACAGAATTTTAATACCTCATAATAGATCAGTTATTCTTGCTCCAACCCATAGATCAAGGTGGGATGGATTAATTCTTACTATGGCCATGGGTAGGAGAGTTACAAAAAAAGACTGTAGATTTATGGTTACGAATTCTGAAATGACAGGAATACAGGGCTGGTTTTTAAAGAGACTTGGTTGTTTTTCAATAAATCAAATTTCCCCCTCTTTTTCAGTTTTAAGATATGCAGTAAACCTCATTGTCAAAAAAAGACAACTTGTTGTTTTTCCTGAAGGAAGAATTAATAAATACGGAAAAAAAATAGCTCTCAAGGGAGGGCTATTTAGACTAGCCAAATTAGCGACAAAAAAAATAACTAATATAACCATAATTCCTATAGGGATTGCTTACAGTGAGGTAAATCCAAAGCTTAGAAGTAAAGTTTCTCTATGTTTTGGAGAGCCCTTGATTGTTAATGATCAAATGGATTTATCAATTAGTGAATTTAATGAAAAATTACATGAAAAAATGAAAACCGCTGAAAACGAAGCATTAAAAAATGTCGGTCGATGA
- the trmFO gene encoding methylenetetrahydrofolate--tRNA-(uracil(54)-C(5))-methyltransferase (FADH(2)-oxidizing) TrmFO: protein MLNKEVIVIGAGLAGCEAAWQIANSGVEVKLVEMRPIHSTPAHHTSEFGELVCSNSFGALSTDRAAGLLQEELRTFNSLIINTADEFSVPAGGALAVDRSKFSKSLTQTLSNHPLVEIKRFEQLDLPDKNRITVIATGPLTSNELANKLKNFTGLDSCHFFDAASPIIYGETINYDIAFRASRYDKGDPAYLNCPMNKIDYLNFRNALIEAEQATLKDFEKESANFFEACLPIEEMARRGVDTMRYGPLKSIGLWNPKWGDLFDRENRLKKRPHAIVQLRKEDLKGKLLNMVGFQTNLKWSEQKRIFRMIPGLEKAEFVRFGVMHRNTFLESPKLLLPTLQFLKRENLFAAGQITGTEGYAAAASGGLLAGLNASLLANNKSPVTFPDESMIGALMNFISNKNEIMSQQKKNKFQPMPASFGLVPELNNKIKDKKLRYKAYQKRSLEVLKEFKKVLDSSFEKDHILV from the coding sequence TTGTTAAATAAAGAAGTTATCGTAATAGGAGCTGGTCTTGCTGGTTGTGAAGCCGCTTGGCAAATAGCTAATTCTGGAGTAGAAGTGAAACTTGTTGAAATGAGGCCCATTCATTCAACTCCAGCACATCATACGAGTGAATTTGGTGAATTAGTGTGCAGTAATAGTTTTGGAGCTTTAAGCACTGATAGAGCAGCAGGTTTATTACAGGAAGAATTAAGAACCTTTAATTCTTTGATAATAAATACGGCAGATGAATTTTCTGTGCCTGCTGGAGGAGCTTTAGCAGTAGATAGGTCTAAATTCAGTAAGTCATTAACGCAAACATTATCGAATCATCCTCTTGTGGAGATAAAGAGGTTTGAGCAACTAGATCTTCCAGATAAAAATAGAATCACTGTTATTGCAACAGGACCCCTGACTTCTAATGAATTAGCTAATAAATTAAAAAACTTTACTGGTTTAGATTCTTGCCATTTTTTTGATGCAGCTAGCCCCATTATTTATGGGGAGACAATTAATTACGATATTGCTTTTAGGGCGAGTAGATACGACAAAGGAGATCCTGCATATTTAAATTGTCCTATGAATAAAATAGATTATTTAAATTTCAGAAATGCTTTAATTGAAGCTGAACAGGCGACTTTAAAAGATTTTGAAAAAGAGTCTGCAAATTTTTTTGAAGCTTGTTTACCCATAGAAGAGATGGCTAGAAGAGGAGTTGACACAATGAGATATGGACCTCTGAAATCTATCGGTTTGTGGAATCCGAAATGGGGAGATTTATTTGACAGGGAAAATAGATTAAAAAAAAGGCCTCATGCAATTGTTCAATTAAGAAAAGAAGATCTTAAGGGGAAATTACTTAATATGGTGGGTTTTCAAACTAACCTTAAATGGTCAGAGCAAAAAAGAATATTTAGGATGATTCCTGGATTAGAAAAAGCTGAGTTTGTTCGTTTTGGAGTGATGCATAGAAATACATTTTTAGAATCTCCTAAATTACTTTTGCCAACACTTCAATTTCTTAAAAGAGAAAATCTTTTTGCAGCAGGTCAAATAACAGGAACAGAAGGCTACGCTGCAGCTGCTTCGGGTGGTTTGTTAGCAGGATTAAATGCCTCATTATTAGCTAATAATAAAAGTCCAGTAACTTTTCCTGACGAATCAATGATTGGAGCTTTAATGAACTTCATAAGTAATAAAAATGAAATAATGTCTCAGCAGAAAAAAAATAAATTTCAACCAATGCCTGCTTCCTTTGGTTTGGTACCAGAATTAAATAATAAAATAAAGGATAAAAAACTAAGATATAAAGCATATCAAAAAAGGTCTTTAGAAGTATTAAAAGAATTTAAAAAAGTATTAGATTCATCTTTTGAAAAAGATCACATACTTGTTTAG
- a CDS encoding exodeoxyribonuclease V subunit gamma: MLNIYNSNKIEVISQLLAKELIISPPLITEKLDIAVPNYFLGKWLWNEITVSNQISALYELKTISNYTETLLTNLFPEIDMGVWNFESIKWGIIDSFEELDSYKESLPIRNWINKFLNNKKIIDGDIYNLTKKIANNFIDYLIFRPEMISNWHKYDLNSQNLFNNLNSNEYWQPILFKLLQKKMPEKPSCLYMIEVIKNIKKLQNYKNKIPKCIYIISDNNLSRLHVDFYSKLAEFTKVNLYLLSVGDNLWNRINSIEGEVDFGGIENKLYLNNASIEGIFGKFGANYQKLIEETSNIEDINLNTKSIYIDPTINSSRKKDVPLINQIQKRLIDNKKYDFIINERDDSIIFRGHFNQLSQLEFVRNKIIEILETCEEIKYSDIAIVSPQTGLIKPFLKYIFNNELINGQKLPYFFIEGDYEDSSNIYNFLLNITQLAGEKITLEKIEYFLSQDFTQNIFNFDMKEKEEIILLLNQVGFHWGLDSNERLGEEKNSLEWCINRIILGLIYDKEFNFINNNLKSFSPKNISLDLNKWVKILIKLKEYINLLRGSFSYSVWVKKIKYILNDVNDFHQNFYLEICDLYRVMNNYSISYQSDQIIVLNVFREILISCINNSKYKNESYINKILVSDIEKIRLIPRNTIFLINMNNVYYPRLTIKENINILNKKYSLGDPSVFDREKYFFLELLISCRKQLIVSWVNNDKDNKKLDISYPIKELINYFESFLTIKQRKSIIKYFDYDKQQFSKTEENTFTSHYTLIDKIDWEEKKFDCKNFKLSELIYWFKTPQLYWLNKNNISPKGIFIHHPDDEYVTNFQKSQLVNNLIQKIEIDNHNCIDELKNLNIREQFIENGIIAPKKSIFSKEKEIKDLVLSLATNLSQNNNIDRTYIKSNSNKLEYFIAGEVVIELIHSKLTLKRLSEAWIKLLFISSLDKKIAKTKVIFRKENLYKSEILQSPDPYYARKILEEYINIFKNFSEKCLPLPPESTYKYVEAKMQSKNEKKAFSDRWIGNKSFTKGERDNTEIQLCFGNKKEPNFFFENDKFDDLSLRLYAPLFEALRNK, encoded by the coding sequence TTGCTTAATATTTATAATTCAAATAAAATTGAAGTTATTAGTCAGCTTTTAGCTAAAGAATTAATAATTAGTCCTCCTTTAATAACAGAAAAACTTGATATAGCTGTTCCTAATTATTTTTTAGGAAAGTGGTTGTGGAATGAAATAACTGTAAGTAATCAAATAAGTGCTCTTTATGAATTAAAGACGATATCAAATTATACTGAAACTTTATTAACAAATTTATTCCCTGAGATTGATATGGGGGTATGGAATTTTGAGTCCATAAAGTGGGGAATTATAGATTCATTTGAAGAATTAGATAGCTATAAAGAATCATTACCAATACGTAATTGGATTAATAAATTTTTGAACAATAAAAAGATAATTGATGGAGATATCTATAATTTGACAAAAAAGATTGCAAATAATTTTATTGATTATCTTATTTTTAGACCTGAAATGATATCTAATTGGCATAAATATGATTTGAATTCCCAAAATCTTTTTAATAATTTAAATTCAAATGAGTATTGGCAACCAATTTTATTTAAGTTACTTCAGAAGAAAATGCCGGAAAAACCGTCATGTTTATACATGATTGAGGTAATCAAAAATATAAAAAAATTACAAAATTATAAAAATAAAATACCTAAATGTATTTATATTATCTCTGATAATAATTTATCTAGATTACATGTTGATTTTTATTCAAAGTTAGCTGAATTTACTAAAGTAAATTTATATTTACTATCTGTAGGAGATAATTTATGGAACAGAATAAATTCTATTGAAGGAGAAGTTGATTTTGGTGGGATTGAAAATAAATTATATTTAAATAATGCAAGTATTGAAGGTATATTTGGTAAATTTGGAGCTAATTACCAGAAATTAATTGAAGAAACCTCTAATATTGAAGATATAAATTTGAACACCAAATCAATATATATTGATCCAACTATTAATTCTTCTAGAAAGAAAGACGTTCCTTTAATTAATCAAATACAGAAAAGATTAATTGATAATAAAAAATATGATTTTATAATAAATGAAAGAGATGATTCTATTATATTTAGAGGTCATTTTAATCAATTAAGTCAATTAGAATTTGTTAGGAATAAAATCATTGAGATACTAGAAACTTGTGAAGAAATAAAATATAGTGATATCGCAATAGTATCTCCTCAAACTGGTTTAATAAAGCCTTTCCTCAAGTATATCTTTAATAACGAATTAATAAATGGTCAAAAGCTACCTTATTTTTTTATTGAGGGAGATTATGAAGATTCTTCAAATATATATAATTTCTTATTAAATATTACTCAATTAGCAGGCGAAAAAATTACACTTGAAAAAATAGAATATTTTCTTTCTCAGGACTTTACTCAGAATATTTTTAATTTTGATATGAAAGAGAAGGAGGAGATTATTCTTCTTTTAAATCAAGTTGGGTTTCATTGGGGCTTAGATAGTAATGAAAGGTTAGGTGAAGAAAAAAATTCTCTTGAGTGGTGTATAAATAGAATTATATTAGGCCTTATTTATGATAAAGAATTTAATTTTATAAACAATAATCTTAAATCATTTAGTCCTAAGAATATAAGTTTAGATTTGAATAAATGGGTTAAGATATTAATTAAATTGAAAGAATATATTAACTTACTAAGAGGATCATTTAGTTACTCAGTTTGGGTTAAAAAGATTAAGTACATATTAAATGATGTTAATGATTTTCATCAAAATTTTTATTTAGAAATATGTGATTTATATAGAGTAATGAATAATTACTCTATTTCTTATCAATCAGATCAAATAATTGTTTTGAATGTTTTTAGAGAAATATTAATTTCATGTATAAATAATTCTAAGTATAAAAATGAATCTTATATAAATAAGATATTAGTTAGCGATATTGAGAAGATTAGACTAATACCTCGTAATACTATTTTCTTAATTAATATGAATAATGTTTATTATCCAAGATTAACAATAAAAGAAAATATAAACATTTTAAATAAAAAATACTCTCTTGGAGATCCATCAGTTTTTGATAGAGAAAAATATTTTTTCCTTGAATTACTAATTTCATGCAGGAAACAACTTATAGTTTCTTGGGTCAATAATGATAAAGATAATAAAAAATTAGATATTTCTTATCCAATAAAAGAGCTCATAAACTATTTTGAGAGTTTTTTAACTATTAAACAAAGAAAGTCTATTATCAAATATTTTGATTATGATAAACAGCAATTTAGTAAAACTGAAGAGAATACCTTCACAAGTCATTATACGTTAATTGACAAAATTGATTGGGAAGAAAAAAAATTTGATTGTAAGAATTTTAAATTATCCGAATTGATTTATTGGTTCAAGACTCCTCAGCTTTATTGGCTCAACAAAAACAATATTTCTCCTAAAGGAATATTTATTCATCATCCAGATGACGAGTATGTTACTAATTTCCAGAAGTCTCAATTAGTTAACAATTTAATTCAGAAAATAGAAATTGATAACCATAATTGTATTGATGAATTAAAAAATTTGAACATAAGAGAACAATTTATTGAAAATGGTATAATTGCCCCAAAAAAAAGTATTTTTTCAAAAGAAAAAGAGATAAAAGATTTGGTTTTGAGTCTTGCTACAAATTTGAGTCAAAACAATAATATTGATAGAACTTATATTAAATCAAATTCAAATAAACTAGAATATTTTATTGCAGGTGAAGTAGTTATTGAATTGATTCATTCAAAACTTACTTTGAAACGTTTGTCAGAGGCTTGGATTAAATTGCTCTTTATTTCGTCTTTAGATAAGAAAATAGCAAAGACAAAAGTAATTTTTAGAAAAGAAAATCTATATAAATCAGAAATTCTTCAATCACCCGACCCATATTATGCAAGGAAAATATTAGAAGAATATATAAATATTTTTAAGAATTTTTCTGAAAAATGCCTTCCTCTTCCTCCAGAAAGCACATATAAATATGTTGAGGCAAAAATGCAATCAAAAAATGAGAAAAAAGCTTTTTCAGATAGATGGATAGGAAATAAAAGTTTTACCAAAGGAGAAAGAGACAATACTGAAATACAATTGTGTTTTGGAAATAAAAAAGAACCTAATTTCTTTTTTGAAAATGATAAATTTGATGATTTATCATTGCGATTATATGCCCCTTTATTTGAAGCATTAAGAAATAAATAA